The following coding sequences are from one Candidatus Hydrogenedentota bacterium window:
- a CDS encoding PmoA family protein, whose product MRTISGMTVCLAMLLAVSCQTTPGRPVNALGERFLFEDNGKSLTLLENGKPVLEYRYTRVDPPQGAPEKFWRMSYIHPLYGLDGDILTQDFPDDHYHHRGVFWTWPNCTAGERPMNVWEIDGVRQVFDEWITRKATSDAATVAVENVWVFDDDPKPKVREHIQFIVYPSDELGRAIDFHLKFINVCGEVVTIRGAATDNKGYGGFCYRPDKARKPMQFTTARGAIEKDQDQTEYDTPWADCSSIAEPDGSVSGVAIFQHPANPGYPHKGWLFRHYGFLGASYPHNETLTLNPGESLELRYRMYVHRGNAAFGKVAQRFAEYTEKVK is encoded by the coding sequence ATGAGAACCATAAGTGGAATGACAGTGTGCTTGGCAATGTTGTTGGCGGTATCGTGCCAGACCACTCCGGGGAGGCCGGTCAACGCTTTGGGTGAAAGGTTTCTGTTCGAAGACAACGGCAAATCGTTAACCCTGCTCGAGAACGGCAAGCCGGTCCTGGAGTATCGCTATACGCGCGTGGACCCGCCCCAGGGCGCTCCAGAGAAGTTCTGGCGCATGAGTTACATTCACCCCTTGTACGGTCTTGACGGCGATATCCTGACCCAGGACTTCCCGGACGACCACTACCATCATCGCGGGGTCTTCTGGACCTGGCCCAACTGCACCGCGGGCGAGCGTCCCATGAATGTGTGGGAGATCGATGGTGTCAGACAGGTCTTCGATGAGTGGATCACGCGCAAGGCAACCAGCGACGCCGCCACGGTGGCCGTGGAAAACGTTTGGGTATTTGACGATGATCCGAAGCCAAAAGTGCGCGAACACATCCAGTTTATCGTGTATCCCTCCGACGAATTGGGCCGCGCAATCGATTTCCATCTCAAATTCATCAACGTCTGCGGCGAGGTCGTAACGATTCGCGGCGCGGCCACCGACAACAAAGGCTATGGGGGATTCTGTTACCGGCCGGACAAGGCGCGGAAACCCATGCAGTTCACTACCGCCCGGGGCGCCATCGAAAAGGACCAGGACCAAACGGAATACGATACTCCGTGGGCGGATTGTAGCTCGATTGCTGAGCCCGATGGCTCGGTCTCAGGCGTGGCAATCTTCCAACATCCCGCTAACCCGGGCTATCCGCATAAGGGCTGGTTGTTCCGGCATTACGGGTTCCTGGGGGCGTCCTATCCGCACAACGAGACACTGACGCTGAATCCCGGCGAGAGCCTCGAACTTCGTTACCGCATGTACGTGCACCGCGGCAATGCAGCATTCGGAAAGGTAGCTCAACGCTTTGCGGAGTACACAGAAAAAGTCAAGTAG
- a CDS encoding SPASM domain-containing protein: MQYLWIYVTPLSADSLHGVPPRETTLATDEWLSILDESAALGTGCLVISTGEGIDKHPEILAMCSWAQETHEMFVGLHVYDKPLTAGEMEKLTSLDSRLFALFIDAEISPKMPATGPRGVQVCGADCDGREVLKGNCVIPKNMACIGPNGKMYACAYVYGDTRYAMGHCFEKELDAVMNDESIPRTIPREEAAEKRRCNGCPPLMKQMLDKSKGRERGAKPKVNGK, from the coding sequence ATGCAGTATCTCTGGATTTACGTTACCCCGTTATCGGCGGATTCTTTACACGGTGTGCCGCCACGTGAAACCACCCTCGCCACCGACGAGTGGCTCAGCATTCTGGACGAATCGGCGGCGTTGGGAACGGGGTGCCTGGTCATCAGTACCGGGGAGGGTATTGACAAGCATCCGGAAATCCTGGCCATGTGTTCCTGGGCCCAAGAAACCCACGAAATGTTCGTAGGATTGCACGTGTATGACAAGCCTCTCACAGCCGGTGAAATGGAGAAGCTGACAAGCCTTGATTCCCGCCTGTTCGCGTTGTTCATTGACGCTGAGATCAGCCCCAAGATGCCGGCGACGGGCCCAAGAGGCGTCCAAGTGTGCGGGGCGGATTGCGACGGCCGCGAAGTCCTGAAGGGGAATTGCGTGATTCCCAAGAATATGGCCTGCATCGGGCCCAATGGCAAGATGTATGCCTGCGCGTACGTCTACGGCGATACAAGATACGCCATGGGGCATTGCTTCGAGAAGGAATTGGACGCGGTCATGAACGACGAGAGCATCCCTCGTACGATCCCGCGTGAAGAAGCGGCGGAGAAACGGCGATGTAACGGATGTCCGCCTCTGATGAAGCAGATGCTGGATAAATCCAAGGGGCGGGAACGCGGCGCGAAACCGAAGGTTAACGGAAAGTAG